The proteins below come from a single Methanomicrobia archaeon genomic window:
- a CDS encoding 4Fe-4S binding protein: MPAVVDEEKCTGCGDCVEECAVECITLVGEGDDAKAKINAEECTDCETCVDVCEQGAISMVEAE, encoded by the coding sequence ATGCCAGCAGTAGTAGATGAAGAGAAATGTACCGGATGTGGTGATTGTGTAGAGGAGTGCGCAGTCGAGTGCATAACGTTAGTGGGCGAAGGCGACGACGCAAAAGCGAAAATCAACGCAGAAGAGTGCACGGATTGCGAGACCTGTGTCGACGTCTGCGAGCAGGGTGCGATC